One Solea senegalensis isolate Sse05_10M linkage group LG3, IFAPA_SoseM_1, whole genome shotgun sequence genomic window carries:
- the LOC122766560 gene encoding endoplasmic reticulum-Golgi intermediate compartment protein 2-like isoform X2, protein MRRLSKKKALSLVRELDAFPKVSESYVETSASGGTVSLIAFSAMALLAVLEFFVYRDTWMKYEYTVDKDFSSKLRINIDITVAMKCQHVGADILDMAETMITSSGLKYEPVIFDLTPQQRLWQRTLQLIQSRLREEHALQEVLYKTLLKGVPTALPPREDASVQPLSACRIHGHVYVNKVAGNLHITVGKPFQHPQGHAHIAAFVSHDTYNFSHRIDHLSFGEEIPGIINPLDGTEKITFNRHFCDSTTDNQMFQYFITVVPTRVNTYQISADTHQFSVTERERVINHAAGSHGVSGVFVKYDTSSLTVTVSEQHMPLWQFLVRLCGIIGGIFSTTGMLHGLVGFCFNIICCRFKLGVYRPIESNGVCCSVTSDPRPSD, encoded by the exons ATGAGACGTTTGTCCAAAAAGAAAGCTCTGAGTCTGGTGAGGGAGCTCGACGCTTTCCCCAAAGTCTCAGAGAGCTACGTGGAGACGTCGGCGTCAGGAGGGACAG TGTCACTGATTGCCTTCTCTGCCATGGCTCTTCTGGCCGTCCTGGAGTTCTTTGTGTATCGAGACACGTGGATGAAATATGAATACACTGTTGACAAGGATttttccag taAACTGAGAATAAACATTGACATCACAGTGGCCATGAAATGTCAGC ATGTTGGAGCAGATATTTTGGACATGGCCGAGACGATGATCACGTCCAGCGGCCTCAAGTACGAGCCT GTTATTTTTGATCTGACTCCACAACAGAGACTGTGGCAAAG GACGCTGCAGCTCATTCAGAGCAGACTGAGAGAGGAACACGCTCTTCAGGAAGTGCTTTACAAAACGCTGCTGAAAGGAGTTCCCACGGCGCTGCCTCCACG ggaGGACGCCTCTGTGCAGCCGCTCAGTGCGTGCAGGATACACGGACATGTGTACGTCAACAAGGTGGCAGGAAACCTGCACATCACTGTGGGGAA GCCTTTCCAGCATCCTCAGGGACACGCCCACATCGCAGCTTTCGTGAGCCACGACA CGTACAACTTTTCCCATCGCATCGACCATTTATCTTTCGGGGAGGAGATTCCGGGGATCATCAATCCTCTGGACGGCACAGAGAAAATCACCTTTAACA gacatttttgtgATTCCACCACAGACAACCAGATGTTCCAGTACTTCATCACGGTGGTGCCGACCCGGGTCAACACGTACCAGATCTCTGCAGACACGCACCAGTTCTCTGTGACGGAGCGA GAGCGGGTGATAAACCACGCCGCCGGCAGCCACGGCGTCTCCGGCGTCTTCGTGAAGTACGACACCAGCTCTCTGACGGTGACGGTCAGCGAGCAGCACATGCCGCTGTGGCAGTTCCTGGTGCGACTGTGTGGGATTATCGGGGGAATATTCTCCACGACAG GCATGCTTCACGGGCTCGTCGGCTTCTGTTTCAACATCATTTGCTGTCGCTTTAAACTGGGAGTGTACAGACCCATCGAG TCTAATGGTGTCTGTTGCtccgtgacctctgaccctcggCCCTCAGATTAG
- the LOC122766560 gene encoding endoplasmic reticulum-Golgi intermediate compartment protein 2-like isoform X1, with the protein MRRLSKKKALSLVRELDAFPKVSESYVETSASGGTVSLIAFSAMALLAVLEFFVYRDTWMKYEYTVDKDFSSKLRINIDITVAMKCQHVGADILDMAETMITSSGLKYEPVIFDLTPQQRLWQRTLQLIQSRLREEHALQEVLYKTLLKGVPTALPPREDASVQPLSACRIHGHVYVNKVAGNLHITVGKPFQHPQGHAHIAAFVSHDTYNFSHRIDHLSFGEEIPGIINPLDGTEKITFNRHFCDSTTDNQMFQYFITVVPTRVNTYQISADTHQFSVTERERVINHAAGSHGVSGVFVKYDTSSLTVTVSEQHMPLWQFLVRLCGIIGGIFSTTGMLHGLVGFCFNIICCRFKLGVYRPIELHNQTNNHQIPPPAEDVPHE; encoded by the exons ATGAGACGTTTGTCCAAAAAGAAAGCTCTGAGTCTGGTGAGGGAGCTCGACGCTTTCCCCAAAGTCTCAGAGAGCTACGTGGAGACGTCGGCGTCAGGAGGGACAG TGTCACTGATTGCCTTCTCTGCCATGGCTCTTCTGGCCGTCCTGGAGTTCTTTGTGTATCGAGACACGTGGATGAAATATGAATACACTGTTGACAAGGATttttccag taAACTGAGAATAAACATTGACATCACAGTGGCCATGAAATGTCAGC ATGTTGGAGCAGATATTTTGGACATGGCCGAGACGATGATCACGTCCAGCGGCCTCAAGTACGAGCCT GTTATTTTTGATCTGACTCCACAACAGAGACTGTGGCAAAG GACGCTGCAGCTCATTCAGAGCAGACTGAGAGAGGAACACGCTCTTCAGGAAGTGCTTTACAAAACGCTGCTGAAAGGAGTTCCCACGGCGCTGCCTCCACG ggaGGACGCCTCTGTGCAGCCGCTCAGTGCGTGCAGGATACACGGACATGTGTACGTCAACAAGGTGGCAGGAAACCTGCACATCACTGTGGGGAA GCCTTTCCAGCATCCTCAGGGACACGCCCACATCGCAGCTTTCGTGAGCCACGACA CGTACAACTTTTCCCATCGCATCGACCATTTATCTTTCGGGGAGGAGATTCCGGGGATCATCAATCCTCTGGACGGCACAGAGAAAATCACCTTTAACA gacatttttgtgATTCCACCACAGACAACCAGATGTTCCAGTACTTCATCACGGTGGTGCCGACCCGGGTCAACACGTACCAGATCTCTGCAGACACGCACCAGTTCTCTGTGACGGAGCGA GAGCGGGTGATAAACCACGCCGCCGGCAGCCACGGCGTCTCCGGCGTCTTCGTGAAGTACGACACCAGCTCTCTGACGGTGACGGTCAGCGAGCAGCACATGCCGCTGTGGCAGTTCCTGGTGCGACTGTGTGGGATTATCGGGGGAATATTCTCCACGACAG GCATGCTTCACGGGCTCGTCGGCTTCTGTTTCAACATCATTTGCTGTCGCTTTAAACTGGGAGTGTACAGACCCATCGAG CTTCACAACCAGACCAACAATCACCAGATTCCTCCGCCGGCTGAAGACGTGCCTCACGAGTAG
- the LOC122766560 gene encoding endoplasmic reticulum-Golgi intermediate compartment protein 2-like isoform X3 gives MRRLSKKKALSLVRELDAFPKVSESYVETSASGGTVSLIAFSAMALLAVLEFFVYRDTWMKYEYTVDKDFSSKLRINIDITVAMKCQHVGADILDMAETMITSSGLKYEPVIFDLTPQQRLWQRTLQLIQSRLREEHALQEVLYKTLLKGVPTALPPREDASVQPLSACRIHGHVYVNKVAGNLHITVGKPFQHPQGHAHIAAFVSHDTYNFSHRIDHLSFGEEIPGIINPLDGTEKITFNNNQMFQYFITVVPTRVNTYQISADTHQFSVTERERVINHAAGSHGVSGVFVKYDTSSLTVTVSEQHMPLWQFLVRLCGIIGGIFSTTGMLHGLVGFCFNIICCRFKLGVYRPIELHNQTNNHQIPPPAEDVPHE, from the exons ATGAGACGTTTGTCCAAAAAGAAAGCTCTGAGTCTGGTGAGGGAGCTCGACGCTTTCCCCAAAGTCTCAGAGAGCTACGTGGAGACGTCGGCGTCAGGAGGGACAG TGTCACTGATTGCCTTCTCTGCCATGGCTCTTCTGGCCGTCCTGGAGTTCTTTGTGTATCGAGACACGTGGATGAAATATGAATACACTGTTGACAAGGATttttccag taAACTGAGAATAAACATTGACATCACAGTGGCCATGAAATGTCAGC ATGTTGGAGCAGATATTTTGGACATGGCCGAGACGATGATCACGTCCAGCGGCCTCAAGTACGAGCCT GTTATTTTTGATCTGACTCCACAACAGAGACTGTGGCAAAG GACGCTGCAGCTCATTCAGAGCAGACTGAGAGAGGAACACGCTCTTCAGGAAGTGCTTTACAAAACGCTGCTGAAAGGAGTTCCCACGGCGCTGCCTCCACG ggaGGACGCCTCTGTGCAGCCGCTCAGTGCGTGCAGGATACACGGACATGTGTACGTCAACAAGGTGGCAGGAAACCTGCACATCACTGTGGGGAA GCCTTTCCAGCATCCTCAGGGACACGCCCACATCGCAGCTTTCGTGAGCCACGACA CGTACAACTTTTCCCATCGCATCGACCATTTATCTTTCGGGGAGGAGATTCCGGGGATCATCAATCCTCTGGACGGCACAGAGAAAATCACCTTTAACA ACAACCAGATGTTCCAGTACTTCATCACGGTGGTGCCGACCCGGGTCAACACGTACCAGATCTCTGCAGACACGCACCAGTTCTCTGTGACGGAGCGA GAGCGGGTGATAAACCACGCCGCCGGCAGCCACGGCGTCTCCGGCGTCTTCGTGAAGTACGACACCAGCTCTCTGACGGTGACGGTCAGCGAGCAGCACATGCCGCTGTGGCAGTTCCTGGTGCGACTGTGTGGGATTATCGGGGGAATATTCTCCACGACAG GCATGCTTCACGGGCTCGTCGGCTTCTGTTTCAACATCATTTGCTGTCGCTTTAAACTGGGAGTGTACAGACCCATCGAG CTTCACAACCAGACCAACAATCACCAGATTCCTCCGCCGGCTGAAGACGTGCCTCACGAGTAG
- the LOC122766560 gene encoding endoplasmic reticulum-Golgi intermediate compartment protein 2-like isoform X4 — translation MALLAVLEFFVYRDTWMKYEYTVDKDFSSKLRINIDITVAMKCQHVGADILDMAETMITSSGLKYEPVIFDLTPQQRLWQRTLQLIQSRLREEHALQEVLYKTLLKGVPTALPPREDASVQPLSACRIHGHVYVNKVAGNLHITVGKPFQHPQGHAHIAAFVSHDTYNFSHRIDHLSFGEEIPGIINPLDGTEKITFNRHFCDSTTDNQMFQYFITVVPTRVNTYQISADTHQFSVTERERVINHAAGSHGVSGVFVKYDTSSLTVTVSEQHMPLWQFLVRLCGIIGGIFSTTGMLHGLVGFCFNIICCRFKLGVYRPIELHNQTNNHQIPPPAEDVPHE, via the exons ATGGCTCTTCTGGCCGTCCTGGAGTTCTTTGTGTATCGAGACACGTGGATGAAATATGAATACACTGTTGACAAGGATttttccag taAACTGAGAATAAACATTGACATCACAGTGGCCATGAAATGTCAGC ATGTTGGAGCAGATATTTTGGACATGGCCGAGACGATGATCACGTCCAGCGGCCTCAAGTACGAGCCT GTTATTTTTGATCTGACTCCACAACAGAGACTGTGGCAAAG GACGCTGCAGCTCATTCAGAGCAGACTGAGAGAGGAACACGCTCTTCAGGAAGTGCTTTACAAAACGCTGCTGAAAGGAGTTCCCACGGCGCTGCCTCCACG ggaGGACGCCTCTGTGCAGCCGCTCAGTGCGTGCAGGATACACGGACATGTGTACGTCAACAAGGTGGCAGGAAACCTGCACATCACTGTGGGGAA GCCTTTCCAGCATCCTCAGGGACACGCCCACATCGCAGCTTTCGTGAGCCACGACA CGTACAACTTTTCCCATCGCATCGACCATTTATCTTTCGGGGAGGAGATTCCGGGGATCATCAATCCTCTGGACGGCACAGAGAAAATCACCTTTAACA gacatttttgtgATTCCACCACAGACAACCAGATGTTCCAGTACTTCATCACGGTGGTGCCGACCCGGGTCAACACGTACCAGATCTCTGCAGACACGCACCAGTTCTCTGTGACGGAGCGA GAGCGGGTGATAAACCACGCCGCCGGCAGCCACGGCGTCTCCGGCGTCTTCGTGAAGTACGACACCAGCTCTCTGACGGTGACGGTCAGCGAGCAGCACATGCCGCTGTGGCAGTTCCTGGTGCGACTGTGTGGGATTATCGGGGGAATATTCTCCACGACAG GCATGCTTCACGGGCTCGTCGGCTTCTGTTTCAACATCATTTGCTGTCGCTTTAAACTGGGAGTGTACAGACCCATCGAG CTTCACAACCAGACCAACAATCACCAGATTCCTCCGCCGGCTGAAGACGTGCCTCACGAGTAG
- the si:dkey-97m3.1 gene encoding fatty acyl-CoA reductase 1 isoform X2 has protein sequence MGSIAEYYAGKSVLITGATGFMGKVLVEKLLRSCPEVKALYVLVRPKAGQSMQQRVSDMMKSKLFDRVREDNPDFHEKIVPISSEMMQPSLAISPEDVEKLTACINVIFHCAATIRFDEQLKHALQLNVLGTQQLLSLAQQMHHLEAFIHVSTAYANCNRKHIDEVIYPPPVEPKKLIESLEWMDDSIVRDITPRLIGDRPNTYTYTKALAEYVVQQEQDKLNIGIIRPSIVGASWQEPFPGWIDNFNGPSGVFIAAGKGILRTMRANNDAVADLIPVDVVINLTLAAGWYTAVHKPKTALVYNCTTGGINPFHWGEIEHHVMSTFKRNPLEQAFRRPNANITSNYLIYQYWTMVSHKFPAFIYDLFLRLCGQKPQMMRIFNRLHKAISLLEYFSRQDWDWNSDNMSMLLGQLTPEDRKTFNFDVRQLNWPEYIENYCIGTKKYVLNEEMSDIPVARQHLRKLRNIRYAFNTLLVVFIWRVFIARSQMARNIWYFVVNLCFKFLSYFRASSTLND, from the exons ATGGGCTCCATCGCAGAATACTACGCCGGCAAGAGCGTCCTGATCACGGGAGCCACGGGCTTCATGGGCAAAGTTCTGGTGGAGAAGCTGCTGAGGTCGTGCCCCGAGGTCAAAGCCCTCTACGTCCTGGTCAGACCCAAAGCCGGACAGTCCATGCAGCAGAGGGTCAGCGACATGATGAAGTCCAAG ctcttTGACCGCGTGCGCGAGGACAACCCCGACTTCCACGAGAAAATCGTCCCCATCAGCAGCGAGATGATGCAGCCGAGTCTGGCCATCAGCCCGGAGGACGTGGAGAAGCTCACCGCCTGCATCAACGTCATCTTCCACTGCGCCGCCACCATCCGCTTCGACGAGCAACTCAA acacgCCCTGCAGCTGAACGTCCTGGGCACGCAGCAGCTCCTCAGTCTGGCTCAGCAGATGCATCACCTCGAGGCCTTCATCCACGTCTCCACCGCGTACGCAAACTGCAACCGCAAGCACATCGACGAGGTCATCTACCCGCCGCCCGTCGAGCCCAAGAAGCTCATCGAGTCTCTGGA ATGGATGGACGACAGCATCGTGCGAGACATCACGCCGCGCCTCATCGGCGACAGACCCAACACGTACACGTACACCAAAGCGCTGGCGGAGTACGTggtgcagcaggagcaggacaAGCTCAACATCGGCATCATCAGACCCTCCATCGTGGGAGCCAGCTGGCAGGAACCCTTCCCC GGTTGGATTGACAACTTCAACGGGCCGAGCGGCGTCTTCATCGCT gcgGGAAAAGGAATCCTGCGAACGATGAGAGCCAACAACGACGCCGTGGCCGACCTGATCCCTGTGGACGTGGTGATCAACCTCACGCTGGCTGCAGGCTGGTACACGGCTGTGCACAA ACCTAAAACTGCTCTGGTTTACAACTGCACCACCGGCGGCATTAACCCCTTCCACTGGGGAGAGATcg AGCATCATGTGATGTCCACCTTTAAGAGGAACCCGCTGGAGCAGGCCTTCCGCAGACCCAACGCCAACATCACCTCCAACTACCTGATCTACCAGTACTGGACCATGGTCAGCCACAAGTTCCCCGCCTTCATCTACGACCTCTTCCTGCGTCTGTGTGGACAGAAACCACA GATGATGCGCATCTTTAATCGTCTTCACAAGGCCATCAGTCTGCTGGAGTACTTCAGCAGACAGGACTGGGACTGGAACTCCGACAACATGAGCATGCTGCTGGGCCAGTTAACGCCCGAGGACAGGAAG ACGTTTAACTTTGACGTGCGTCAGCTGAACTGGCCCGAGTACATCGAGAATTACTGCATCGGCACCAAGAAGTACGTCCTGAACGAGGAGATGTCCGACATTCccgttgccaggcaacacctgAGGAA ACTGAGGAACATCCGCTACGCCTTCAACACTCTGCTGGTGGTGTTCATCTGGCGGGTGTTCATCGCTCGGTCCCAGATGGCCAGAAACATCTGGTACTTTGTGGTCAACCTCTGTTTCAAGTTCCTCTCGTACTTCCGTGCGTCCAGCACCCTGAACGACTGA
- the si:dkey-97m3.1 gene encoding fatty acyl-CoA reductase 1 isoform X1, producing MERPEAQYHDGSGEHRTDGSSRLTDTCSSMGSIAEYYAGKSVLITGATGFMGKVLVEKLLRSCPEVKALYVLVRPKAGQSMQQRVSDMMKSKLFDRVREDNPDFHEKIVPISSEMMQPSLAISPEDVEKLTACINVIFHCAATIRFDEQLKHALQLNVLGTQQLLSLAQQMHHLEAFIHVSTAYANCNRKHIDEVIYPPPVEPKKLIESLEWMDDSIVRDITPRLIGDRPNTYTYTKALAEYVVQQEQDKLNIGIIRPSIVGASWQEPFPGWIDNFNGPSGVFIAAGKGILRTMRANNDAVADLIPVDVVINLTLAAGWYTAVHKPKTALVYNCTTGGINPFHWGEIEHHVMSTFKRNPLEQAFRRPNANITSNYLIYQYWTMVSHKFPAFIYDLFLRLCGQKPQMMRIFNRLHKAISLLEYFSRQDWDWNSDNMSMLLGQLTPEDRKTFNFDVRQLNWPEYIENYCIGTKKYVLNEEMSDIPVARQHLRKLRNIRYAFNTLLVVFIWRVFIARSQMARNIWYFVVNLCFKFLSYFRASSTLND from the exons ATG GAGCGGCCTGAAGCCCAGTACCACGACGGGTCGGGAGAACACAGGACGGACGGTTCGAGCAGACTGACGGACACCTGCAGCAGCATGGGCTCCATCGCAGAATACTACGCCGGCAAGAGCGTCCTGATCACGGGAGCCACGGGCTTCATGGGCAAAGTTCTGGTGGAGAAGCTGCTGAGGTCGTGCCCCGAGGTCAAAGCCCTCTACGTCCTGGTCAGACCCAAAGCCGGACAGTCCATGCAGCAGAGGGTCAGCGACATGATGAAGTCCAAG ctcttTGACCGCGTGCGCGAGGACAACCCCGACTTCCACGAGAAAATCGTCCCCATCAGCAGCGAGATGATGCAGCCGAGTCTGGCCATCAGCCCGGAGGACGTGGAGAAGCTCACCGCCTGCATCAACGTCATCTTCCACTGCGCCGCCACCATCCGCTTCGACGAGCAACTCAA acacgCCCTGCAGCTGAACGTCCTGGGCACGCAGCAGCTCCTCAGTCTGGCTCAGCAGATGCATCACCTCGAGGCCTTCATCCACGTCTCCACCGCGTACGCAAACTGCAACCGCAAGCACATCGACGAGGTCATCTACCCGCCGCCCGTCGAGCCCAAGAAGCTCATCGAGTCTCTGGA ATGGATGGACGACAGCATCGTGCGAGACATCACGCCGCGCCTCATCGGCGACAGACCCAACACGTACACGTACACCAAAGCGCTGGCGGAGTACGTggtgcagcaggagcaggacaAGCTCAACATCGGCATCATCAGACCCTCCATCGTGGGAGCCAGCTGGCAGGAACCCTTCCCC GGTTGGATTGACAACTTCAACGGGCCGAGCGGCGTCTTCATCGCT gcgGGAAAAGGAATCCTGCGAACGATGAGAGCCAACAACGACGCCGTGGCCGACCTGATCCCTGTGGACGTGGTGATCAACCTCACGCTGGCTGCAGGCTGGTACACGGCTGTGCACAA ACCTAAAACTGCTCTGGTTTACAACTGCACCACCGGCGGCATTAACCCCTTCCACTGGGGAGAGATcg AGCATCATGTGATGTCCACCTTTAAGAGGAACCCGCTGGAGCAGGCCTTCCGCAGACCCAACGCCAACATCACCTCCAACTACCTGATCTACCAGTACTGGACCATGGTCAGCCACAAGTTCCCCGCCTTCATCTACGACCTCTTCCTGCGTCTGTGTGGACAGAAACCACA GATGATGCGCATCTTTAATCGTCTTCACAAGGCCATCAGTCTGCTGGAGTACTTCAGCAGACAGGACTGGGACTGGAACTCCGACAACATGAGCATGCTGCTGGGCCAGTTAACGCCCGAGGACAGGAAG ACGTTTAACTTTGACGTGCGTCAGCTGAACTGGCCCGAGTACATCGAGAATTACTGCATCGGCACCAAGAAGTACGTCCTGAACGAGGAGATGTCCGACATTCccgttgccaggcaacacctgAGGAA ACTGAGGAACATCCGCTACGCCTTCAACACTCTGCTGGTGGTGTTCATCTGGCGGGTGTTCATCGCTCGGTCCCAGATGGCCAGAAACATCTGGTACTTTGTGGTCAACCTCTGTTTCAAGTTCCTCTCGTACTTCCGTGCGTCCAGCACCCTGAACGACTGA